From a region of the Athene noctua chromosome 14, bAthNoc1.hap1.1, whole genome shotgun sequence genome:
- the GPR152 gene encoding putative G-protein coupled receptor 152 → MEPWNATLPPLPPLGTLLWDGQLLVACVVLGLPANAFTLWLTGWRLRCHGLAIFIFSLAASDFLFLSNSILQIWSVAHRHLWLLGTFTCHLHQFLYGLGYYSGLFLLAAISLDRCLLVATPLWYRCRRPARLPVALCVGAWLVAGGCSIPDTALSTVLELKPGLVVCRSERGNWEVPMRWLEVVVEGLLPFSVVLACHGAALVLTGCRRNHGGRPPVRFQRIVVATLSAYVLLHLPFQVTQLLHLVYPNILGELLYPVGLAFNLNSCLNPWLYLLFGTRACHHLAHLSRAILAHLSPATVTPEPPTASTPEPPTAITLVPPTASTPEPPTAVTHPPAEAP, encoded by the coding sequence ATGGAGCCATGGAATGCCACGCTGCCCCCCCTGCCACCCCTCGGCACCCTGTTATGGGATGGGCAGCTGCTGGTGGCCTGCGTCGTGCTGGGGTTGCCCGCCAATGCCTTCACCCTCTGGCTGACGGGCTGGCGCCTGCGGTGCCACGGACTGGCCATCTTCATCTTCAGCCTGGCCGCCTCTGACTTCCTCTTCCTCAGCAACTCGATCCTGCAGATCTGGTCAGTGGCCCACAGGCATCTGTGGCTGCTGGGCACCTTCACATGCCACCTCCACCAGTTCCTCTACGGTTTGGGCTACTACAGTGGGCTCTTCTTGTTGGCGGCCATCAGCCTGGATCGTTGCCTGTTGGTAGCCACCCCGCTTTGGTACCGGTGCCGCAGACCGGCCCGTTTACCAGTGGCGTTGTGCGTCGGTGCCTGGCTAGTAGCGGGCGGTTGCAGCATCCCAGACACGGCGTTGTCGACAGTATTGGAGCTGAAGCCCGGTTTGGTGGTGTGCCGCAGCGAGAGGGGGAACTGGGAGGTGCCCATGCGTTGGCTCGAAGTAGTGGTGGAAGGGCTACTGCCCTTCAGCGTGGTCTTGGCTTGCCACGGGGCCGCCTTGGTGCTGACCGGGTGCCGGCGTAACCACGGTGGCCGCCCGCCCGTCCGTTTTCAGCGCATCGTGGTGGCCACGCTGAGCGCCTACGTGTTGCTGCACCTGCCCTTCCAGGTGACCCAGCTGCTGCATCTGGTGTACCCTAACATCCTGGGCGAGCTCCTGTACCCGGTGGGCTTGGCCTTCAACCTCAACAGCTGCCTCAACCCCTGGTTGTACCTGCTGTTTGGCACCCGCGCCTGCCACCACCTCGCGCATCTGTCGCGGGCCATCCTCGCCCACCTGTCACCTGCCACCGTCACACCTGAGCCACCCACTGCCTCCACCCCTGAGCCACCCACTGCCATCACCCTTGTGCCACCCACTGCCTCCACCCCTGAGCCACCCACCGCTGTCACCCACCCGCCAGCCGAGGCACCATGA
- the RPS6KB2 gene encoding ribosomal protein S6 kinase beta-2 isoform X1 encodes MAGVFDIDLETEEGSDGDEPELGAEMELEPRGNGLEPVGHYEEIEISESSVNNGPEHIGPHCFELLRVLGKGGYGKVFQVRKVQGTNTGKIFAMKVLKKAKIACNAKDTAHTRAERNILEAVKHPFIVDLIYAFQTGGKLYLILECLSGGELFMQLEREGIFLEDTACFYLSEITLALGHLHSHGIIYRDLKPENIMLNSQGHIKLTDFGLCKESIHDGAVTHTFCGTIEYMAPEILVRSGHNRAVDWWSLGALMYDMLTGSPPFTAENRKKTIDKILKGKLVLPPYLTPDARDLLKKFLKRNPNQRVGGGPGDAADVQKQPFFRHINWEDLLARRLDPPFKPCLQSEEDVSQFDTRFTRQTPVDSPDDVAISESANQAFLGFTYVAPSVLESIKEGFSFQPKVRSPRRLNSSPRTPVSPVKFSPFEVFKPGTAGEPMEVGGNLPPPAEGTAPLPIKTSVGAKKQKGGRGRVPR; translated from the exons ATGGCGGGGGTGTTCGACATCGACCTGGAGACCGAGGAGGGCAGCGATGGGGACGAGCCTGAGCTGGGCGCC GAGATGGAGCTGgagccccgagggaatggcctggA GCCGGTGGGGCACTACGAGGAGATCGAGATCTCGGAGAGCAGCGTCAACAACGGCCCCGAGCACATCGGGCCCCACTGCTTTGAGCTGCTCCGCGTCCTGGGCAAGGGCGGCTACGGCAAG GTGTTCCAGGTCCGCAAAGTCCAGGGCACCAACACGGGGAAGATCTTCGCCATGAAGGTTCTGAAGAAG gccaAGATCGCCTGCAATGCCAAGGACACAGCGCACACCCGGGCCGAGAGGAACATCCTAGAGGCTGTCAAACACCCCTTCATCGTTGACCTCATCTACGCCTTCCAGACGGGCGGCAAGCTCTACCTCATCCTGGAGTGCCTCAGCG GTGGAGAGCTCTTCATGCAGCTGGAGCGGGAGGGCATCTTCCTGGAGGACACTGCCTG TTTCTACCTGAGCGAGATCACGCTGGCCCTGGGCCACCTGCACTCCCATGGCATCATCTACCGCGACCTCAAGCCAGAGAATATCATGCTCAACAGCCAAG GTCACATCAAGCTGACGGACTTCGGGCTGTGCAAGGAGTCGATCCACGACGGGGCCGTCACTCACACCTTCTGCGGCACCATCGAGTACAT ggcccccgaAATCCTGGTGCGCAGCGGGCACAACCGGGCGGTGGACTGGTGGAGCCTGGGCGCCCTGATGTACGACATGCTCACAGGATCG CCCCCCTTCACCGCCGAAAACCGCAAGAAAACCATCGACAAGATCCTCAAGGGCAAACTGGTGCTGCCGCCATACTTGACGCCCGACGCACGGGACCTGCTCAAAAAG TTCCTCAAGAGAAACCCCAACCAGCGGGTTGGGGGGGGCCCAGGCGACGCAGCTGATGTGCAG AAGCAGCCCTTCTTCCGCCACATCAACTGGGAGGACCTGCTGGCCCGCAGGCTGGACCCCCCCTTCAAACCCTGCCTG CAGTCGGAGGAGGACGTCAGCCAGTTCGACACCCGCTTCACCCGCCAGACGCCCGTCGACAGCCCGGACGACGTCGCCATCAGTGAAAGTGCCAACCAGGCCTTCCTG GGCTTCACCTATGTGGCCCCCTCGGTGCTGGAGAGCATCAAGGAGGGGTTCTCCTTCCAGCCCAAGGtgcgctccccccgccgcctcaACAGCAGCCCCCGCACCCCCGTCAG CCCTGTGAAGTTCTCCCCCTTTGAGGTGTTCAAGCCTGGGACGGCAGGGGAGCCGATGGAAGTGGGGGGcaacctgcccccccccgccgagggCACGGCCCCCCTCCCTATCAAGACCTCTGTGGGTGCCAAAAAGCagaagggggggcgggggcgggtgCCCAGGtag
- the RPS6KB2 gene encoding ribosomal protein S6 kinase beta-2 isoform X2 — protein MAGVFDIDLETEEGSDGDEPELGAEMELEPRGNGLEPVGHYEEIEISESSVNNGPEHIGPHCFELLRVLGKGGYGKVFQVRKVQGTNTGKIFAMKVLKKAKIACNAKDTAHTRAERNILEAVKHPFIVDLIYAFQTGGKLYLILECLSGGELFMQLEREGIFLEDTACFYLSEITLALGHLHSHGIIYRDLKPENIMLNSQGHIKLTDFGLCKESIHDGAVTHTFCGTIEYMAPEILVRSGHNRAVDWWSLGALMYDMLTGSPPFTAENRKKTIDKILKGKLVLPPYLTPDARDLLKKFLKRNPNQRVGGGPGDAADVQKQPFFRHINWEDLLARRLDPPFKPCLSEEDVSQFDTRFTRQTPVDSPDDVAISESANQAFLGFTYVAPSVLESIKEGFSFQPKVRSPRRLNSSPRTPVSPVKFSPFEVFKPGTAGEPMEVGGNLPPPAEGTAPLPIKTSVGAKKQKGGRGRVPR, from the exons ATGGCGGGGGTGTTCGACATCGACCTGGAGACCGAGGAGGGCAGCGATGGGGACGAGCCTGAGCTGGGCGCC GAGATGGAGCTGgagccccgagggaatggcctggA GCCGGTGGGGCACTACGAGGAGATCGAGATCTCGGAGAGCAGCGTCAACAACGGCCCCGAGCACATCGGGCCCCACTGCTTTGAGCTGCTCCGCGTCCTGGGCAAGGGCGGCTACGGCAAG GTGTTCCAGGTCCGCAAAGTCCAGGGCACCAACACGGGGAAGATCTTCGCCATGAAGGTTCTGAAGAAG gccaAGATCGCCTGCAATGCCAAGGACACAGCGCACACCCGGGCCGAGAGGAACATCCTAGAGGCTGTCAAACACCCCTTCATCGTTGACCTCATCTACGCCTTCCAGACGGGCGGCAAGCTCTACCTCATCCTGGAGTGCCTCAGCG GTGGAGAGCTCTTCATGCAGCTGGAGCGGGAGGGCATCTTCCTGGAGGACACTGCCTG TTTCTACCTGAGCGAGATCACGCTGGCCCTGGGCCACCTGCACTCCCATGGCATCATCTACCGCGACCTCAAGCCAGAGAATATCATGCTCAACAGCCAAG GTCACATCAAGCTGACGGACTTCGGGCTGTGCAAGGAGTCGATCCACGACGGGGCCGTCACTCACACCTTCTGCGGCACCATCGAGTACAT ggcccccgaAATCCTGGTGCGCAGCGGGCACAACCGGGCGGTGGACTGGTGGAGCCTGGGCGCCCTGATGTACGACATGCTCACAGGATCG CCCCCCTTCACCGCCGAAAACCGCAAGAAAACCATCGACAAGATCCTCAAGGGCAAACTGGTGCTGCCGCCATACTTGACGCCCGACGCACGGGACCTGCTCAAAAAG TTCCTCAAGAGAAACCCCAACCAGCGGGTTGGGGGGGGCCCAGGCGACGCAGCTGATGTGCAG AAGCAGCCCTTCTTCCGCCACATCAACTGGGAGGACCTGCTGGCCCGCAGGCTGGACCCCCCCTTCAAACCCTGCCTG TCGGAGGAGGACGTCAGCCAGTTCGACACCCGCTTCACCCGCCAGACGCCCGTCGACAGCCCGGACGACGTCGCCATCAGTGAAAGTGCCAACCAGGCCTTCCTG GGCTTCACCTATGTGGCCCCCTCGGTGCTGGAGAGCATCAAGGAGGGGTTCTCCTTCCAGCCCAAGGtgcgctccccccgccgcctcaACAGCAGCCCCCGCACCCCCGTCAG CCCTGTGAAGTTCTCCCCCTTTGAGGTGTTCAAGCCTGGGACGGCAGGGGAGCCGATGGAAGTGGGGGGcaacctgcccccccccgccgagggCACGGCCCCCCTCCCTATCAAGACCTCTGTGGGTGCCAAAAAGCagaagggggggcgggggcgggtgCCCAGGtag
- the RPS6KB2 gene encoding ribosomal protein S6 kinase beta-2 isoform X3 — MAGVFDIDLETEEGSDGDEPELGAEMELEPRGNGLEPVGHYEEIEISESSVNNGPEHIGPHCFELLRVLGKGGYGKVFQVRKVQGTNTGKIFAMKVLKKAKIACNAKDTAHTRAERNILEAVKHPFIVDLIYAFQTGGKLYLILECLSGGELFMQLEREGIFLEDTACFYLSEITLALGHLHSHGIIYRDLKPENIMLNSQGHIKLTDFGLCKESIHDGAVTHTFCGTIEYMAPEILVRSGHNRAVDWWSLGALMYDMLTGSPPFTAENRKKTIDKILKGKLVLPPYLTPDARDLLKKFLKRNPNQRVGGGPGDAADVQKQPFFRHINWEDLLARRLDPPFKPCLQSEEDVSQFDTRFTRQTPVDSPDDVAISESANQAFLPKVRSPRRLNSSPRTPVSPVKFSPFEVFKPGTAGEPMEVGGNLPPPAEGTAPLPIKTSVGAKKQKGGRGRVPR, encoded by the exons ATGGCGGGGGTGTTCGACATCGACCTGGAGACCGAGGAGGGCAGCGATGGGGACGAGCCTGAGCTGGGCGCC GAGATGGAGCTGgagccccgagggaatggcctggA GCCGGTGGGGCACTACGAGGAGATCGAGATCTCGGAGAGCAGCGTCAACAACGGCCCCGAGCACATCGGGCCCCACTGCTTTGAGCTGCTCCGCGTCCTGGGCAAGGGCGGCTACGGCAAG GTGTTCCAGGTCCGCAAAGTCCAGGGCACCAACACGGGGAAGATCTTCGCCATGAAGGTTCTGAAGAAG gccaAGATCGCCTGCAATGCCAAGGACACAGCGCACACCCGGGCCGAGAGGAACATCCTAGAGGCTGTCAAACACCCCTTCATCGTTGACCTCATCTACGCCTTCCAGACGGGCGGCAAGCTCTACCTCATCCTGGAGTGCCTCAGCG GTGGAGAGCTCTTCATGCAGCTGGAGCGGGAGGGCATCTTCCTGGAGGACACTGCCTG TTTCTACCTGAGCGAGATCACGCTGGCCCTGGGCCACCTGCACTCCCATGGCATCATCTACCGCGACCTCAAGCCAGAGAATATCATGCTCAACAGCCAAG GTCACATCAAGCTGACGGACTTCGGGCTGTGCAAGGAGTCGATCCACGACGGGGCCGTCACTCACACCTTCTGCGGCACCATCGAGTACAT ggcccccgaAATCCTGGTGCGCAGCGGGCACAACCGGGCGGTGGACTGGTGGAGCCTGGGCGCCCTGATGTACGACATGCTCACAGGATCG CCCCCCTTCACCGCCGAAAACCGCAAGAAAACCATCGACAAGATCCTCAAGGGCAAACTGGTGCTGCCGCCATACTTGACGCCCGACGCACGGGACCTGCTCAAAAAG TTCCTCAAGAGAAACCCCAACCAGCGGGTTGGGGGGGGCCCAGGCGACGCAGCTGATGTGCAG AAGCAGCCCTTCTTCCGCCACATCAACTGGGAGGACCTGCTGGCCCGCAGGCTGGACCCCCCCTTCAAACCCTGCCTG CAGTCGGAGGAGGACGTCAGCCAGTTCGACACCCGCTTCACCCGCCAGACGCCCGTCGACAGCCCGGACGACGTCGCCATCAGTGAAAGTGCCAACCAGGCCTTCCTG CCCAAGGtgcgctccccccgccgcctcaACAGCAGCCCCCGCACCCCCGTCAG CCCTGTGAAGTTCTCCCCCTTTGAGGTGTTCAAGCCTGGGACGGCAGGGGAGCCGATGGAAGTGGGGGGcaacctgcccccccccgccgagggCACGGCCCCCCTCCCTATCAAGACCTCTGTGGGTGCCAAAAAGCagaagggggggcgggggcgggtgCCCAGGtag
- the CABP4 gene encoding calcium-binding protein 4, translating to MPRTRGDKGAPKDTEAPSGKGKGGREVAEKNPKAPEDGGPQDTKSLGSESRHSGHGQKNGKKGPGDPHAAATKTYSPFLNSVFGKERELSPEELDELLDAFKEFDTDQDGYISYKDLGACMRTLGYMPTEMELIEISQHVKMRMGGRVDFEDFVQMMGPKLREETAHMVGVRELKIAFREFDMNGDGEISSAEMREAIAALLGEQLKAQEVNEILQDLDLNGDGHLDFDEFVMMLSTR from the exons ATGCCACGCACCCGGGGGGACAAGGGGGCCCCCAAGGACACGGAGGCCCCCTCGGGCAAAGGGAAAGGGGGGCGGGAGgtggctgaaaaaaaccccaaagcccccGAGGACGGTGGCCCCCAGGACACCAAGAGTCTCGGCTCTGAGTCCCGACACAGCGGCCACGGGCAGAAGAACGGCAAGAAGGGGCCCGGGGACCCCCACGCTGCTGCCACCAAGACCTACTCCCCCTTCCTCAACAGTGTCTTCGGCAAg GAGCGGGAGCTGTCGCCAGAGGAGTTGGATG agctgctggatgCCTTCAAGGAGTTCGACACGGACCAGGATGGGTACATCAGCTACAAGGACCTGGGCGCCTGCATGCGCACCCTGGGGTACATGCCCACCGAGATGGAGCTCATCGAGATCTCCCAGCACGTCAAGATGAGGA TGGGCGGCCGTGTGGACTTCGAGGACTTTGTGCAGATGATGGGGCCGAAGTTGCGTGAGGAGACGGCCCACATGGTGGGCGTGAGGGAGCTCAAGATCGCCTTCCGGGAG TTTGACATGAACGGGGACGGGGAGATCAGCAGCGCCGAGATGCGGGAGGCCATCGCAGCgctgctgggggagcagctgAAGGCGCAGGAAGTGAACGAGATCCTGCAGGATTTGGACCTCAATGGGGACGGGCACTTGGACTTCGATG AGTTCGTTATGATGCTGTCAACCCGGTAA
- the CORO1B gene encoding coronin-1B isoform X2 — MSFRKVVRQSKFRHVFGQPVKTEQCYDDIRVSRVTWDSTFCAVNPSFVAIIVEASGGGAFLVLPLHKTGRIDKSYPTVCGHTGPVLDIDWCPHNDHVIASGSEDCTVMVWQIPENGLSQPLTEPVVVLEGHSKRVGIVTWHPTARNVLLSAGCDNVVSIWNVGTAEELYRLEGLHPDLIYSVSWSRDGARFCTACKDKSVRVIDPRRGTVVAEKERAHEGARPMRAIFLADGKIFTTGFSRMSERQLALWDTENLEEPMGLQELDSSNGALLPFYDPDTNVVYVCGKGDSSIRYFEITEEPPYIHFLNTFTSKEPQRGMGWMPKRGLDVSKCEIARFYKLHERKCEPIIMTVPRKSDLFQDDLYPDTAGPEAAMEAEEWVAGRTAGPVLVSLRQAYVPSKQRDLKGGGRLEEVLQEVATLRALVAEQGQRITRLEEQLSRLENGHV, encoded by the exons ATGTCGTTTCGGAAGGTGGTGCGGCAGAGCAAATTCCGGCATGTTTTTGGGCAACCGGTGAAAACAGAGCAGTGCTACGATGACATCCGCGTGTCGCGCGTCACTTGGGACAGCACCTTCTGCGCCGTCAACCCTTCCTTTGTCGCCATCATCGTGGAggccagcggcggcggcgccttcCTCGTCCTCCCCCTTCACAAG ACCGGGCGCATCGATAAATCGTACCCCACGGTCTGCGGGCACACGGGTCCCGTCCTTGACATCGACTGGTGTCCCCACAACGACCACGTCATCGCCAGCGGCTCGGAGGATTGCACCGTCATG GTCTGGCAGATCCCCGAAAACGGGCTGAGCCAGCCGCTGACGGAGCCGGTGGTGGTGCTGGAGGGACACTCGAAACGCGTCGGCATCGTCACTTGGCACCCCACCGCCCGCAACGTCCTGCTCAGCGCAG GCTGCGACAACGTGGTGTCGATCTGGAATGTGGGCACGGCGGAGGAGCTGTACCGCCTGGAGGGGCTGCACCCCGACCTCATCTACAGCGTCAGCTGGAGCCGCGACGGCGCCCGCTTCTGCACCGCCTGCAAGGACAAGAGCGTCCGCGTCATCGACCCCCGCCGCGGCACTGTGGTGGCC GAGAAGGAGCGGGCGCACGAGGGGGCTCGGCCCATGCGGGCCATCTTCTTGGCTGATGGCAAAATCTTCACCACCGGTTTCAGCCGCATGAGCGAGCGACAGCTGGCACTGTGGGACACG GAAAACCTGGAGGAGCCCatggggctgcaggagctggactCCAGCAACGGGGCTCTGCTGCCTTTCTACGACCCTGACACCAACGTGGTCTATGTCTGCGGCAAG GGTGACTCGAGCATCCGGTACTTTGAGATCACAGAGGAACCCCCCTACATCCATTTCCTCAACACTTTCACCAGTAAGGAGCCCCAGCGGGGAATGGGCTGGATGCCCAAGCGCGGGCTGGACGTCAGCAAGTGTGAGATCGCCAG ATTCTACAAGCTGCATGAGCGCAAGTGTGAGCCCATCATCATGACGGTGCCAAGAAAG TCGGACCTGTTCCAGGACGACCTGTACCCCGACACGGCGGGCCCGGAGGCGGCGATGGAGGCGGAGGAGTGGGTGGCGGGGCGGACGGCGGGGCCGGTGCTGGTGTCCCTGCGCCAGGCCTACGTCCCCAGCAAGCAGCGGGACCTCAAG GGGGGCGGGCGgctggaggaggtgctgcaggaggTGGCCACGCTGCGGGCGCTGGTGGCCGAGCAGGGCCAGCGCATTACCcggctggaggagcagctcagCCGCCTCGAGAACGGCCACGTTTAG
- the CORO1B gene encoding coronin-1B isoform X1 has product MSFRKVVRQSKFRHVFGQPVKTEQCYDDIRVSRVTWDSTFCAVNPSFVAIIVEASGGGAFLVLPLHKTGRIDKSYPTVCGHTGPVLDIDWCPHNDHVIASGSEDCTVMVWQIPENGLSQPLTEPVVVLEGHSKRVGIVTWHPTARNVLLSAGCDNVVSIWNVGTAEELYRLEGLHPDLIYSVSWSRDGARFCTACKDKSVRVIDPRRGTVVAEKERAHEGARPMRAIFLADGKIFTTGFSRMSERQLALWDTENLEEPMGLQELDSSNGALLPFYDPDTNVVYVCGKGDSSIRYFEITEEPPYIHFLNTFTSKEPQRGMGWMPKRGLDVSKCEIARFYKLHERKCEPIIMTVPRKSDLFQDDLYPDTAGPEAAMEAEEWVAGRTAGPVLVSLRQAYVPSKQRDLKVSRRTLLHESRPPAAAAAPPAGPSTPPPTPPAAPTPTRLSAPPALGTGPAAPTGGGRLEEVLQEVATLRALVAEQGQRITRLEEQLSRLENGHV; this is encoded by the exons ATGTCGTTTCGGAAGGTGGTGCGGCAGAGCAAATTCCGGCATGTTTTTGGGCAACCGGTGAAAACAGAGCAGTGCTACGATGACATCCGCGTGTCGCGCGTCACTTGGGACAGCACCTTCTGCGCCGTCAACCCTTCCTTTGTCGCCATCATCGTGGAggccagcggcggcggcgccttcCTCGTCCTCCCCCTTCACAAG ACCGGGCGCATCGATAAATCGTACCCCACGGTCTGCGGGCACACGGGTCCCGTCCTTGACATCGACTGGTGTCCCCACAACGACCACGTCATCGCCAGCGGCTCGGAGGATTGCACCGTCATG GTCTGGCAGATCCCCGAAAACGGGCTGAGCCAGCCGCTGACGGAGCCGGTGGTGGTGCTGGAGGGACACTCGAAACGCGTCGGCATCGTCACTTGGCACCCCACCGCCCGCAACGTCCTGCTCAGCGCAG GCTGCGACAACGTGGTGTCGATCTGGAATGTGGGCACGGCGGAGGAGCTGTACCGCCTGGAGGGGCTGCACCCCGACCTCATCTACAGCGTCAGCTGGAGCCGCGACGGCGCCCGCTTCTGCACCGCCTGCAAGGACAAGAGCGTCCGCGTCATCGACCCCCGCCGCGGCACTGTGGTGGCC GAGAAGGAGCGGGCGCACGAGGGGGCTCGGCCCATGCGGGCCATCTTCTTGGCTGATGGCAAAATCTTCACCACCGGTTTCAGCCGCATGAGCGAGCGACAGCTGGCACTGTGGGACACG GAAAACCTGGAGGAGCCCatggggctgcaggagctggactCCAGCAACGGGGCTCTGCTGCCTTTCTACGACCCTGACACCAACGTGGTCTATGTCTGCGGCAAG GGTGACTCGAGCATCCGGTACTTTGAGATCACAGAGGAACCCCCCTACATCCATTTCCTCAACACTTTCACCAGTAAGGAGCCCCAGCGGGGAATGGGCTGGATGCCCAAGCGCGGGCTGGACGTCAGCAAGTGTGAGATCGCCAG ATTCTACAAGCTGCATGAGCGCAAGTGTGAGCCCATCATCATGACGGTGCCAAGAAAG TCGGACCTGTTCCAGGACGACCTGTACCCCGACACGGCGGGCCCGGAGGCGGCGATGGAGGCGGAGGAGTGGGTGGCGGGGCGGACGGCGGGGCCGGTGCTGGTGTCCCTGCGCCAGGCCTACGTCCCCAGCAAGCAGCGGGACCTCAAGGTGAGCCGCCGCACCCTCCTCCACGAGAGCCGCCCCCCCGCTgccgcagccgcccccccggccggccCCTCCACGCCGCCCCCCACGCCCCCCGCCGCACCCACCCCCACCCGCCTCAGTGcgccccctgccctgggcaccgGCCCCGCTGCACCCACG GGGGGCGGGCGgctggaggaggtgctgcaggaggTGGCCACGCTGCGGGCGCTGGTGGCCGAGCAGGGCCAGCGCATTACCcggctggaggagcagctcagCCGCCTCGAGAACGGCCACGTTTAG
- the PTPRCAP gene encoding protein tyrosine phosphatase receptor type C-associated protein: MGRRALELLRGRWHRLRGRGGSMEEPSYGDGEVAAPRDEEEELMPWSQDQRLEKNEDEEDEEEKQHEEDEEEQEEDDEEEAKGVPESPPGGEQGAGGSAEALLSDLHAFSGTAAWGDTRPSVTAL; this comes from the coding sequence ATGGgccggcgggcgctggagctgctGCGGGGACGTTGGCACCGGCTGCGGGGACGGGGTGGCTCCATGGAAGAGCCCAGCTATGGGGACGGGGAGGTGGCAGCCCCCCgggatgaggaggaagagctgaTGCCATGGAGCCAGGATCAGCGGCTGGAGAAGAATGAGgacgaggaggacgaggaggagaagcagcatgaggaggatgaggaggagcaggaggaagatgaCGAGGAGGAGGCCAAAGGGGTCCCCGAGAGCCCCCCCGGTGGGgagcagggggcggggggcagcgccgaGGCCCTGCTCAGTGACCTTCACGCCTTTTCGGGGACAGCAGCCTGGGGGGACACGCGGCCCTCGGTCACCGCCCTGTga
- the RPS6KB2 gene encoding ribosomal protein S6 kinase beta-2 isoform X4, translating to MAGVFDIDLETEEGSDGDEPELGAAGGAPPLTPSPDRPVGHYEEIEISESSVNNGPEHIGPHCFELLRVLGKGGYGKVFQVRKVQGTNTGKIFAMKVLKKAKIACNAKDTAHTRAERNILEAVKHPFIVDLIYAFQTGGKLYLILECLSGGELFMQLEREGIFLEDTACFYLSEITLALGHLHSHGIIYRDLKPENIMLNSQGHIKLTDFGLCKESIHDGAVTHTFCGTIEYMAPEILVRSGHNRAVDWWSLGALMYDMLTGSPPFTAENRKKTIDKILKGKLVLPPYLTPDARDLLKKFLKRNPNQRVGGGPGDAADVQKQPFFRHINWEDLLARRLDPPFKPCLQSEEDVSQFDTRFTRQTPVDSPDDVAISESANQAFLGFTYVAPSVLESIKEGFSFQPKVRSPRRLNSSPRTPVSPVKFSPFEVFKPGTAGEPMEVGGNLPPPAEGTAPLPIKTSVGAKKQKGGRGRVPR from the exons ATGGCGGGGGTGTTCGACATCGACCTGGAGACCGAGGAGGGCAGCGATGGGGACGAGCCTGAGCTGGGCGCC gcagggggtgcGCCCCCTCTCACTCCCTCTCCCGACAGGCCGGTGGGGCACTACGAGGAGATCGAGATCTCGGAGAGCAGCGTCAACAACGGCCCCGAGCACATCGGGCCCCACTGCTTTGAGCTGCTCCGCGTCCTGGGCAAGGGCGGCTACGGCAAG GTGTTCCAGGTCCGCAAAGTCCAGGGCACCAACACGGGGAAGATCTTCGCCATGAAGGTTCTGAAGAAG gccaAGATCGCCTGCAATGCCAAGGACACAGCGCACACCCGGGCCGAGAGGAACATCCTAGAGGCTGTCAAACACCCCTTCATCGTTGACCTCATCTACGCCTTCCAGACGGGCGGCAAGCTCTACCTCATCCTGGAGTGCCTCAGCG GTGGAGAGCTCTTCATGCAGCTGGAGCGGGAGGGCATCTTCCTGGAGGACACTGCCTG TTTCTACCTGAGCGAGATCACGCTGGCCCTGGGCCACCTGCACTCCCATGGCATCATCTACCGCGACCTCAAGCCAGAGAATATCATGCTCAACAGCCAAG GTCACATCAAGCTGACGGACTTCGGGCTGTGCAAGGAGTCGATCCACGACGGGGCCGTCACTCACACCTTCTGCGGCACCATCGAGTACAT ggcccccgaAATCCTGGTGCGCAGCGGGCACAACCGGGCGGTGGACTGGTGGAGCCTGGGCGCCCTGATGTACGACATGCTCACAGGATCG CCCCCCTTCACCGCCGAAAACCGCAAGAAAACCATCGACAAGATCCTCAAGGGCAAACTGGTGCTGCCGCCATACTTGACGCCCGACGCACGGGACCTGCTCAAAAAG TTCCTCAAGAGAAACCCCAACCAGCGGGTTGGGGGGGGCCCAGGCGACGCAGCTGATGTGCAG AAGCAGCCCTTCTTCCGCCACATCAACTGGGAGGACCTGCTGGCCCGCAGGCTGGACCCCCCCTTCAAACCCTGCCTG CAGTCGGAGGAGGACGTCAGCCAGTTCGACACCCGCTTCACCCGCCAGACGCCCGTCGACAGCCCGGACGACGTCGCCATCAGTGAAAGTGCCAACCAGGCCTTCCTG GGCTTCACCTATGTGGCCCCCTCGGTGCTGGAGAGCATCAAGGAGGGGTTCTCCTTCCAGCCCAAGGtgcgctccccccgccgcctcaACAGCAGCCCCCGCACCCCCGTCAG CCCTGTGAAGTTCTCCCCCTTTGAGGTGTTCAAGCCTGGGACGGCAGGGGAGCCGATGGAAGTGGGGGGcaacctgcccccccccgccgagggCACGGCCCCCCTCCCTATCAAGACCTCTGTGGGTGCCAAAAAGCagaagggggggcgggggcgggtgCCCAGGtag